A genomic stretch from Pomacea canaliculata isolate SZHN2017 linkage group LG2, ASM307304v1, whole genome shotgun sequence includes:
- the LOC112557449 gene encoding uncharacterized protein LOC112557449 — MKFALLVLALCVVAMAQRETQPPITITVEELIWLEVGNIIRADPRISLSDCKSRCDSHFALNDALDESLTDIYCQRECELAMNTHEDFFRPPGDRGDRPGRK, encoded by the exons ATGAAGTTCGCTCTCCTGGTCCTTGCTTTGTGTGTGGTCGCGATGGCTCAGCGTGAAACTCAGCCACCAATAACCATCACTGTCG AGGAGCTGATCTGGCTGGAGGTGGGCAACATCATCAGGGCCGACCCCCGCATCTCTCTGTCCGACTGTAAGAGCAGGTGTGACTCCCACTTCGCACTCAACGACGCTCTTGATGAATCCCTCACTGACATCTACTGCCAGCGGGAATGTGAGCT AGCTATGAACACTCACGAGGACTTCTTCAGACCACCAGGTGACCGTGGTGACAGGCCCGGCCGCAAGTAA
- the LOC112558055 gene encoding uncharacterized protein LOC112558055: protein MKVAVLLLALCVAAMAQHRPPEDTTPALSITVDELIWLEVGNIVRADSRISVSECKTSCDAHFSLSDALDESITDRLCQQECELAVSGHEDHFRPPGERGDRPGRK from the exons ATGAAGGTGGCTGTGCTGCTCCTCGCCTTGTGTGTGGCCGCCATGGCTCAGCATCGCCCCCCAGAGGACACTACACCCGCTCTTTCCATAACTGTTG ACGAGCTGATCTGGCTGGAGGTGGGGAACATCGTCAGGGCCGACTCTCGCATCAGTGTCAGCGAATGTAAGACAAGCTGTGATGCTCACTTCTCTCTCAGCGATGCTCTGGATGAGTCCATTACAGACCGCCTGTGTCAACAGGAGTGTGAGCT GGCTGTGTCCGGTCATGAAGACCACTTCAGACCTCCAGGAGAACGTGGTGACAGGCCAGGCAGAAAATGA